One window of Esox lucius isolate fEsoLuc1 chromosome 25, fEsoLuc1.pri, whole genome shotgun sequence genomic DNA carries:
- the LOC105020905 gene encoding C3a anaphylatoxin chemotactic receptor-like isoform X1 — MEENGKYTYNDYYNNSQDYVNYKNDNVNTTEEDAAFINIHGFYIFYLAVSILIFLIGVPGNSLVIWITGLKMKKTVNTTWYLSLAVSDLIFCVTFSLFHIILIVTGGSILGVFMFNFTIALIFITMFSSIFLLVIISVDRYVWVVFPVWAQNNRTIDMASIVVILAWVSSVALTTRYMFVGEKDMEKIILSQFIGGFAVPFLIIFFCYCVTILRLRTRQMMNVSSKSLRVMTVLITMFFICWLPLHVFMLLDQYHIYSSPEVIIPGLLVAIMLATVPSFLRPVLYVCMGNNVPPTLKRSIVGRIENVLGEEDPPTTSHETSTHL; from the coding sequence ATGGAGGAGAATGGCAAATACACATATAATGATTATTACAACAATAGCCAGGATTATGTCAATTACAAAAATGACAATGTCAACACTACTGAAGAGGATGCTGCTTTCATAAACATTCATGGATTCTATATCTTCTACCTGGCGGTCAGCATCCTCATCTTCCTGATTGGGGTTCCTGGGAACAGCCTGGTCATCTGGATCACTGGTCTCAAGATGAAGAAGACTGTCAACACCACCTGGTACCTCAGCCTGGCCGTGTCAGACTTAATATTCTGTGTCACCTTTTCACTTTTTCACATCATCCTCATTGTTACAGGGGGGTCCATCTTGGGGGTTTTCATGTTTAACTTCACCATTGCTCTGATATTCATCACCATGTTCAGCAGCATCTTCCTCCTGGTCATCATTAGTGTTGATCGCTATGTGTGGGTGGTGTTTCCAGTCTGGGCTCAGAACAACCGTACCATCGACATGGCCTCTATTGTGGTGATCCTGGCCTGGGTTTCATCTGTTGCCCTCACCACTCGTTATATGTTTGTGGGTGAAAAAGACATGGAGAAGATAATCTTGAGTCAGTTCATTGGTGGCTTTGCAGTGCCCTTCCTCATCATCTTCTTCTGTTACTGTGTAACTATCCTGAGACTGAGAACCAGACAAATGATGAACGTGTCCTCCAAGTCCCTCAGAGTAATGACTGTCCTGATCACCATGTTCTTTATCTGCTGGCTGCCCTTACATGTCTTCATGCTGTTAGATCAGTACCACATATATTCCAGCCCAGAGGTCATAATACCTGGACTACTGGTCGCAATAATGTTAGCCACAGTCCCCAGTTTCCTCAGACCAGTGTTGTATGTTTGCATGGGGAATAACGTCCCACCGACACTCAAGAGGTCCATAGTTGGTAGGATTGAGAATGTCCTTGGAGAGGAagacccccccaccaccagccaTGAAACATCCACACATCTCTAA
- the LOC106024944 gene encoding formyl peptide receptor-related sequence 6-like, producing the protein MKNDVNYTHDNVNTTEVDAASTTHNICFTDGFCIFYLVVNIITFLVGVLGNGLVIWITGFMMKKTVNTTWYLSLAVSDFIFCFAFLPFNIVHVVTNECIFGPFICHFTFPLIYITLFSSVFLLVIISVDHCVLVVFPVWAQTIRTINKASVVVVLAWVLSIALSTRYIFAGETHNYKMKVVGLFIGGFAMPFLIIIFCYSVIILQLRTRRMMSVSSKSLRVMTVLIVMFFISWLPFHVFILLEQNHQNYNLEILRTGLMVGITLATVHSFLRPVLYVCMGNKVPPTLKRSIVGRIENVLGEEDPPTTSHETSTHL; encoded by the coding sequence ATGAAGAATGATGTCAATTACACACATGACAATGTCAACACTACTGAAGTGGATGCTGCTTCCACAACCCACAATATATGCTTCACTGATGGTTTCTGTATCTTCTACCTGGTAGTCAACATTATCACCTTCCTGGTTGGGGTTCTTGGGAACGGCCTGGTCATCTGGATCACTGGTTTCATGATGAAGAAGACGGTCAACACCACCTGGTACCTCAGCCTGGCCGTGTCCGACTTCATATTCTGTTTTGCCTTTCTACCCTTTAACATTGTCCACGTTGTTACAAATGAATGCATCTTTGGGCCTTTCATTTGTCACTTCACATTTCCTCTGATATACATCACCTTGTTCAGCAGTGTCTTCCTCCTGGTCATCATCAGTGTTGATCACTGTGTGTTGGTGGTGTTTCCAGTCTGGGCTCAGACCATTCGTACCATAAACAAGGCCTCTGTTGTGGTGGTCCTGGCCTGGGTTTTGTCTATTGCCCTCAGCACACGCTATATATTCGCAGGTGAAACACACAACTACAAGATGAAAGTGGTGGGTCTGTTCATAGGTGGCTTCGCAATGCCCTTTCTTATCATCATCTTCTGTTACTCTGTTATCATCCTGCAACTGAGAACAAGACGAATGATGAGCGTATCCTCCAAGTCCCTCAGAGTAATGACTGTCCTGATAGTCATGTTCTTCATCTCCTGGCTGCCCTTCCATGTCTTCATACTGTTAGAACAGAACCACCAAAACTACAACCTGGAAATCTTAAGAACTGGACTTATGGTGGGAATAACATTAGCCACAGTCCATAGTTTCCTCAGACCAGTGTTGTATGTTTGCATGGGGAATAAAGTCCCACCGACACTCAAGAGGTCCATAGTTGGTAGGATTGAGAATGTCCTTGGAGAGGAagacccccccaccaccagccaTGAAACATCCACACATCTCTAA